The Salvelinus sp. IW2-2015 linkage group LG32, ASM291031v2, whole genome shotgun sequence genome includes the window tgccatctgcccggtaaagttaaaaccgggattcatccgtgaagagcacacttctttaGAATGCctgtggccatcgaaggtgagcatttgcacactgtCAGTTACAAcgcaaactgcagtcaggtcaagaccctggtgaggacgagcacgcagatgagcttccctgagacggtttctaatAGATTGTGCAGAGATTCTTTGGTTgttcaaacccacagtttcatcagctgtccggttggctggtctcagacgactatcccacaggtgaagaagccggatgtggatgtcctggttacacgtggtctgcggttgtgagtccggttggatatactaccaaattctctaaaacgacgctggaggcggtttatggtagagaaattcaaatttaattatctggcaacaactccTTCAAAACTTCAGTCGTCTGTGGCAacatgcacattttagagtggtattttattatccccagcacaaggtgcacctgtgtaatgatcatgctgtttaatccgcttcttgatatgccacatctgtcaggtggatggattattttggcaaaggataaatgctcactaacaggaatgtgaATAAATTtttacacaacatttgagagaaaaaagctttttgtgtgcatggaaaatttctgggatcttttatttcagctcatgaaacatgggaccaacactttacatgttgcttttatatttttgttcagtgtagatacatATCGAATTGCCTTGACAGGGAAAGATGCACATgccaaatatatatatccatatacctGTATATATAGCAAACCCAACTCAAAACTATACTGcacatactgtaaatatacaCACAGGGGTGGTAAAGCATTCAAAGTTACTATAGGTGTTGTCTGAATTTCCTTGTGCGTGGCAACTTCAACCAGGATCAGTTGcaatttttgtttgttatttatatTGTTCCATGTCCCTTTAAGAATGCTATCCATGTCAAGCATGCTCTTAAAAAGGTGCACAGAGACAATAGAGCTAGCCATTTGGGAAAGTTGAGCCTGAAGAATGCTTCTCTGGCTTTCATTagccctcattccctctcttcctccggAAAGAAGGAATGAACGTgtgaagagaagatgagaggtagattgagggaaagaggAAAAAAAGTAGTAAAAAAACTTGCCAAAATAGTTTTGTGTCGACATCAAAATTCTTCTCAAAGATGTTTTTTTCCAAGAAAAAATGGCAACAAAGTAACAGGAGTTATATATTAGAATATTTTATTGCTTTATGAAATGTTGTTTGAATTCAAATTCACAACCTTCATATTGTTAGGAGTTCACAGAAATGTATTTGCTGGAGGTCAACGCTTTGTCTGTTGGACAGCTGGACATAACCATGATTGTCAGCACATAACTTACAACACACAAACATCTTTGGCATCCTGTTCATAGCACTACATATCTAAAATAATTATACAAACATctgtataaaatatattaaaaccTGTTAGTTCAGAAAAAGGCTCACGGTAAACAAAAACCAAATGGTGTAGTTTACAGCTTAATCCCCATGATGAATCTGACCAGCGGATTCACCacatcagaaaatacacacaaagaaacatttgaaaaataataataaaagaagaACTtggtgaaaaacaacaacaaaaaacagaccATCACAACTTATATTTCTAAACCTGTAGAACCGGCTACTGAGGCTTAGGGAATATGGCTGGTGACAATATGAACGTTAAgtttttgggcatttttattAAATTATGGAGATGAGTTTTGCTCAACTCTGAAGAATTCCATGGCACAGGAATGTGGCCAGATTCACTCAACATTTCTGCACAGGGAGGGAACGGGGGTTAAAAGTCCATAAAAAGATCAATTCTACAGACAAGGTTATCTGGAAAAGCTTGAGGCTTTCAGTTAATATTTGGAAATGAGAAAAAACAGATCTGATTCATTAAAAAGAGAATATGAAGTTCCCGAACTCCATAGATCATTGTACACGACAGACCATGAGAAAGGTGTTGTGAATATGTGAAAAGCAGCAAATATAAATACGTTGGCATACACTGACAGGACATTAGTATGTTGCCCGTTACAAAACAGCAATACTGTCCAAGTACCTAGAATGTTTCACATTTTGTCTCATAGACCCAGATGGCTAGCCTGCAGTCGCCTggctaagagagaaagagatagaggaagagcCCCGTTCCCCTCTAAATGTGAGAGCACAAGTCCTTTCTCCATACGTTCCTCCCTCATTCTGTAACATTCTTGTCTTTTGTACATTTTTTCGGCAGAACTCTGACCATTGACGTAGTCAGTACTCTGCGCAGCTTCCCGAGAGCTCACACCCCCTCGAGTGAATCTCTTGTCGAAGATCAAAAGTCTGACTTCCTCAAATGAAGATTTCCACTGCCTCTGCCTCCAAGTCATCCAGGCCTCTCAATGTGTTCAAGGAGGAGGACTTTGGTTGTTGCGCAGCAGCGTTGtctggaaaacagagagaggtcaAATGATTAGAGGAATGTGTGGGAAGAGTGGAAACAGTGGAAAAATATGCCACTGTTACAGTACATCATCTGTAACCAAAGAAACATGCTGATTGTTCCACATTGGGATGAGCCATTCAGGTAAATCAGTGCAGTCAATAATCAGGGCTAAGTGTGACAACATAGCACATTCCGGCAGCCCACAGACGACCCCCGACCTACAAGGCCATCGCCGATTGGCTGGTTCTACGGGGGTAAATCATAGTTGGTAAATCAATGACTGCTCTGACATAGAGTGTGATGCAATTACAAAGAATGGTTTGGGTGTTTGGgtaactgtgtgtgcgtgtgtgtggatgtgtgtgtgtgacagactacTCACCAATGCTGAGTTTAGAACCAGTGGTTGGCTCCTTGGCCTTAGCTCCATCCTCTGATCCACagctctggctctggctggggtGAGCTGGGGAGGAGCaccggagaggagagacaggagtcTGGTCGTCTGACAGACTCTTACCTACAACACAGAGCATTGGAAATATCAACCACTGTCTGGTACACATTTAAATGATAAACATGTGCTCTAATTCTACTGTCAATCCACTTCAATGTCCATCAAAATGATCTTTGACAATAACTCCCTAGTTCATATTCCGATTAGATGGCATGTATGTAGCGAACAACAATGGctcctgaacagagccctgaggGACCCCTCAAGTAATAGTTAAAAAGTTTTTAATCTCTGACCCTATCGTGACTCATCCTTACCTTTGCTTATGCTGGCGCACTTGGCCGTGCTAATTGAAGAAGTGGACATGGCGGCGCGCAGACAAAACCCACTCTTCTCGACCTGGTCCTGGTGCAAACGCTGGTGGAGTACCTTAATGACAGCATCTTTCTCCAGGATATGGGCGTAGAGAGCACGGATCCTACGTGCAGGAGAAAAATGGAGTCAGAGGAGACAAATGGTGGCTCTCTGAGCATTGCTATCTGATACAACAAAGTAGATTAGAAGTGTTAAATGCATACAAAGTGTCATGACAGCAAACATACTATAAATTATGGATCATTTCTAGGAAAAAAGTTCCATATTCATACCGGTTTTCCATCTCCTGGTTTCGGTAGTCAGATACAGGCAGGTCCTCGTTGAAGCTGTTGTTAGAAGAGTGACAGGGGGAATGGTTGATGATGGTTGTGTCTCTGGAAGGGAGAAAATAGATTCCTTTAGGAACTGGATGCAGGTAAAAATGTGAAGTAAAATAAACGTATTTAGCCCAGATGTTTTGAAAATGTTCTCTCTCGTATGTGCAAACAGAACACAACCCTTGAACCATCTATCCCCTAACGTTAAACCTCTGACCCTCACCTCTGAGCGGCGGCGGTGGCTGCCACGTCCATGGCGAACTGCCTCATGGTGCTCTCCTCCAAGTACTTCTGCTCCCAGCGCATCATGTCCGCCTCCAGGGCTAGGATacgctcctctctttccctcagaCGCTCGTGCAGCGAGCCCACCGTCACGCCCGGCGGGTGAGACTGCTTCTGCTGTGCCCTCAGGCTCTTCAGCTCATGCTCGAGGCGTGTTCGCAACCTCATCTCCAGGCCCTCGCGCTTCTCGCAGGTGGCCTGCAGCTGAGCCAGGGCGCTCTGCAGCCGCTCCACCTTCTCCACGTAGGCCCGCTTCCGCCGCAGTTCCTCTTCCAGCTGCCGGCCCCTGCACCGCTGGGCCTCTAGGGCCTCCTCGAGCTGCTCCGCCCTCAGGCCCTGCTCCTCTGCGAAGTTGCGGAGCCTCTGGAGTTCGCGCTCGGCACGCTCACGCTCAAACTGCTGCTCCTCGCCTGATGggggggaaagaaagaggagaagagaaggggggaaaGAAAAGGCAGATATGGTAAAGCCACAAAGCTACAAACTGTACAACATTCACACACGGGATAAATTGACAGGATACATCAGGATACAAGCTAGTCTTGGGTACCGGGACGGACACAAGGCATGAAAACCAGTCTAAGGCCACATGAAGCTATTTCGAAGGTGAAAATGAGAGCTTGGACGAAGTCTTTAGCCATCACACTACCATCGCTCTAACCCAGCTAATACGTCCCAGTATTCAGCCATCACGGCCGACGGTCTTCATTTGCTCAAGCATTCGTGGAATGTCGAGGGTTAGAAAGAGGAGGGGAAGCTCCTATCCCTTTGACCCACTTAACCAGGAACATACCTCCAAAAAGGAACATTCCTCCAATCAAGGCCGTACACCTCCAACCCTATCTCTCATCTGGCCCACTGCTTAAATAGACAACGTAAATCAAAACCAACAACCCCAGGAACCTGATGTTAGTTCAACAGTTCTCATTTATAGctccctttccttcctccttcttcGTAGCTGGGTTGCGTTTACTGTTGATGCGTTCTCACCAAATAAGCGGAGGTTATGCAATGGAAATTCTTCCACACAGGATGTAGCTTAGCTACAGAGTGGCCCTGTGCTATGCTCCAATCCTGTGAGGAATGCGCAACATGGCTGAAGTGGGTCTAAGACTTGGAGTGGTGGGAAAGGAGACGGGATGTGTGACACTTACTTTGCTCGAGCAGTTTGGTCATGATGTGCTGGTTGTGGTCAGCAGCTTCCACTTCTTTGGCGGCCTGTGTTCTGGCATTTTCCAGGCTTTCTGTAACGCAAATATTGAAAGTTAAGCATTATACACTAAAACTGATTTGGGAAAAAGTTTCACTGCAACCAGTCCCACTCTTTATAAACCATTATAATCTTTTAAAAAATGGCTCTGGACTAAAGTGCTTAACCAACCTGAGGTTTTCTGGTATTTGTAGTCCTTACCTCTAAGGTCCCTGTTGAAGTCCTGCAGCCTCCTGATCTCGGCCACCAGTCTGTTCCTCAGGGTCTGCTCCAGGCTCTCCCTCTTACTGCTGCCCTGCATCAGAGCCTCATAGGCCTCTGAGATCCTCTGGCTCTCCTGCTCCAACtgaatggacagagagaagcaaggaggggaaagaaaaaCATTATTGGTCAGCCATCTTGTTTGTATGTTTAATATCTTTATGCGTGCTGAAGATGGGGGGGGTGTTGGTTCAGACCTAGTACATCTGTATGTGCAGTACAGCACATAAACACGTGGGCACGTATATAAACATACATATGGgcatatatacataaatataccTGGGAGCAAATTCCGTACATGTGGGCACGTAGCCTCATACTGTGTTTATACGGTACATACACTACATGCCTATAATCCAGAGGAATTTGAGCTAACACCACTCCCCGTGTGTGAGTGGTTTATATCTGCATTCCTGGGAGCTAACAGCCATGGTTCTAGGTGTGGGTGGTTcacgcgcacacgcacagacatacagagagagagagaggtacgggCGGGTTGTCAAATGCGGGGAAGGTGTGCACGCCTGTGCTGTGGAAACAGAAACAGGCAGAGAAGTGAAGAAGTAGAAACGCCTACCATTACAGCAGCCACTAAGGCATGTTTACTCAGGGCTGCGACCCGACGGTCAGGGGAAATTTTCCAACCCAGTAATTATCATTCTTTAAGGCTGAGGGAGCACAAGAAGTGGGGTGACGTAACTCCACAGGAGAGCAGCAAAGTCTTGGTACAGTATGCATTTGCCATAAGATATAGGAAGATGGATATAACCTATTTTAGTCCTCCATCTACCTCTATGGCATCTACCAAGATAAATATGTGAAGTATGTCAGCTAATGCTGTTGCCACTATCCTGATTTATAAGAGGCAATAACATACTCaagtagtgatggggggggggggggggggacaaattaAGTATAAGAACGCAATATTattttttgcgctagttggctgtacctgcaccaaaactccaatATTTTCCCTTTATAGCTTGATCTtgatctttttaaatagggagccaatttgtttccagcacttttatttccccgACTCATCAAAACGTATTTTCTCATGTTCTTTCGTCTctttgcagcagacatatagttaGCAATacgtttggaacatcgaatcgcaataaaaatcacagtatcgaaacgcaatacatatagaatcgtgagaatcgcaatacatatcgtatcggcacctaagtatcatggTAATATCGTGACGTCCATGGCAATTCCCTGCCCTGTACACAAGGGGGGTGTTCAGATTCAACACACAGTAGCCCTGCCACCTGCCACGGCGAAcagaatatctctctctctctgggcactCTTGAGCATCTGTGCCAGGGGTCACAACCCTATCGACTGCTGTCTGACATGCCCTGGATAGGACCAAAAAAAATCTCTGGCTAAAGGGCACATACTCACAACCCCCTGGCTGCAGCACAATGCAGGGAGTGTGGACACAGTAGCAGACTCTGGCCTCTATATGTTCTCTATTTGCAGCCaatggtagcagcagttgtacAGATGGGGCAGTGTGCCTGAGGTGGCTCTACACAAGCTATCTGCTATTTGGGTTTCCCTCCATTCCCTTCATTAAGTGACACATGTTTCAGACTACAGTCCTTTGCTATTGAGTGTGGGCATGCCTACTTCAGAAGTTACACGTGTTGTGTGTAACTCAGAGTTGTGCATTCATCATGCATTGATTTCAATGGGAGATTTGCCCAAAGTTGAACATGATTTGTTTCTCCGATATAACATCAGTCCTTCATGCATATAGCAGTACAAACTTGTCCAATGGCATGTCGCCATTTTAGAGAGGGACTGAAAGGAGAATATTCCCACCATATAGATACAATATAATTCTCTTCAATTCAAATGTGTGGTTCTCACCTTCTGGATGCGGCAGGCCTTCTCTCGGTGGCCCTCCAGCTCCTGCCTCAGCCTCTCGTTCTCCAGCATCAGCAGTTCCATCTGCTTGGACTCCTCCACGACACCAGGGGGCCGACTGGTGAACGTGCTGTAGCAGGTCTCCGTTTGCTGCTGAACTGGGGCCACATACCTGTGAAGAAGGACGAGTGTTGCTGAATTGAGTGTGACTAGCCGCTAACGTCTTCCCATGAGTGTGACTAGCTAGCAATAGTACCTTAGCTCATAGAACTGTGGTTACGTGAGCAACCTTTGTTCGTTAAGTTTACCACAAGCTTCCCGCCGCTGATCTACGTATGTCCGCATGTGGGTGGAGCGGGATTTTTTTGAGTCGCTGACACCTTTTGGTAACATGGTATTCTTGCCAGTCCCACTCCCATTCACAAGGGGGCGATTCaacgtttttatttttgtcttttcaTTTTGTGAAAGCAAGGAAGAGTCGCCTTCCCTTGCTAGTAGTAGATACCTGGCTTTAGCCTGGCTAAaaaatagcaagctagctagccttttcAGCTTCCCGCATCTCTATGTAAATAAATATGCCCTGGCAAGTATTCTTATAAAACATTATCCCAGTTTGATATGCTGCTTTTGTATTCATTCCCATATCGGCTAAAAATAGAATGTCATGTTTTGGTCACAGAGAAAAAAGCATATGGCTAGCCAGTTGGCTACCGCAGGTTCTACCATTTACAATAGCCTGTAATTATACGTTTTTGGGTGGATTCTTGTCGTTTGATTTACTGTTTGAACAGTCgctgagattatatttggttatcaatgcataattggctactttgatgaattgTCTATAGAGAATATAGATAAAAGAACCAAGAGACAACACTGCCCCCACTGCTGTGAGTTCTGCGCATTGTTACAAGAAGCCGCCCCTTGTGTGATGAAAAACGACACTGCGACACTCTGAGTCTGGCATCCACGGATATCACAACTATCTTATAATGAACACTTCAACTCCACCCTAGGTAGGTTGACTTAATAGTGTTTCAGAAAGGCGATCGGAATTCCAACCTACGCGTTAATGCATGCTAGGAGGTAAGGAAGGCACGACGCACAATGACAAGGCTTGGAATCCATTATGCGAACGGCTACGGCCACAGAAATTAGCACACTATTTAATGTGTGATCGCTGTTGATTCATGGCAAAGACATTGGGAACACACCAACAGCGGGAACACCTTTACATGACCTCACTGTCTggccaacacccacacacacggttGTGCTTTGCCGTAATGCCTTAGTACCTGTGCTGCTGGGTCTGGATTGGCTGGGGAATGTCCCTGTACACACACTGTGGCTCTTGGGCGTGGATGGGCATATATCCTTGGGACATGATGGGAACAGATGAGTACTCTgggtgtaggctacatttgtcctggAGGCCTTGTGGGGGGGCGTAGTAACCCAGCTCCGGGTAGCTATGTGAGGAGCTTTTGACTGCCTCAGACTTCGCCATGGCACCATTCCTCTCCAGAGACAGCTGCAGGAGATGCTCACTCAGCGATCGCATATGCCCTCGCTTCAACTCAATCGGTGCCTCATCCGCCGCACGGTAGTCCCGTTGGCGCAGCTGCTTGTGGGCGCCTGTGGCGGGTGCCCAATGCTGAGCCAGGTACTGAGAGTGGGCTTTGGCCTGCTCGTAGGTGGGCAGCTCCTCGCCGTGGACCTGGTAGAGCTGGTAGCTACTCTCCGAGTGCTGGTAGTCTCCCTGGTGTTCCTGGCCCTGGGGCTCCTGGCGGGCTGACAGTTGGAGGAATGAGGAGTCTTCCTGGGTGAGGCTCTCTAGAGAGGAGCGAGGACTTCCACCGGGGCCCTCACCTGATCCACTCCCAGGCCCTCCACCAGGGGACCCTCCGCTGCCTCCGCGCAGGGCCTGCTGCTGGATGGCCAGGAGGGTGCGTGCGTCTGTGGGGTTGCCGTAGCGTAGTTGTTCCTGGATGAGGCGGTGCAGGACCGTGCCAGACGGCTCTTCTGTGGATGACATGATGGTTCTGTTGTTTGAAGCTAGTGATCAAGTGTAGACAGAATTTTTATAGATGGCTGTGAACCTGGAACAGGATCAAAAAAATGAATCAATAAGCATACTTACAAGTAGTCCTACACCTAAAACAGTATAGTTGATCATTGCTAATGTACAACATTTACAAGATCATGCAAATGATTTGTGCTCCTCCAAAACACTACTGTAGAATACTGTAAAGACTGcaaaaaattatataatattCATGATTTCTTGAATATCCCATACATCACTCAAGGCCTTTGTAGTCCATGTAGGGTGATGCAAAAATCAAGTATGCCCTACTTTTGAGTGATGGCATTCCATTAATTTCCTAATGGAAATTAATTATCCCTCTTAATTGTATAGGTATGCCATCACTATTTCACTATCAGATGTGATTTTTACTTAAACATGTTCCATTTTCCATTAGTTAAATTGTCAACATTATGGATCAAATGTTTGTTGGTCGTGAAAAGTAACATTCATACACGCCACATAGCGACAGAAGGGAAACGTGGTTGCTCCGTGGTACTACTGCTGTTAAAATGTGCGTCGAAATTCCATTCTCACCGAGAAGCCAAG containing:
- the LOC111956803 gene encoding angiomotin-like 2a; this encodes MSSTEEPSGTVLHRLIQEQLRYGNPTDARTLLAIQQQALRGGSGGSPGGGPGSGSGEGPGGSPRSSLESLTQEDSSFLQLSARQEPQGQEHQGDYQHSESSYQLYQVHGEELPTYEQAKAHSQYLAQHWAPATGAHKQLRQRDYRAADEAPIELKRGHMRSLSEHLLQLSLERNGAMAKSEAVKSSSHSYPELGYYAPPQGLQDKCSLHPEYSSVPIMSQGYMPIHAQEPQCVYRDIPQPIQTQQHRYVAPVQQQTETCYSTFTSRPPGVVEESKQMELLMLENERLRQELEGHREKACRIQKLEQESQRISEAYEALMQGSSKRESLEQTLRNRLVAEIRRLQDFNRDLRESLENARTQAAKEVEAADHNQHIMTKLLEQSEEQQFERERAERELQRLRNFAEEQGLRAEQLEEALEAQRCRGRQLEEELRRKRAYVEKVERLQSALAQLQATCEKREGLEMRLRTRLEHELKSLRAQQKQSHPPGVTVGSLHERLREREERILALEADMMRWEQKYLEESTMRQFAMDVAATAAAQRDTTIINHSPCHSSNNSFNEDLPVSDYRNQEMENRIRALYAHILEKDAVIKVLHQRLHQDQVEKSGFCLRAAMSTSSISTAKCASISKGKSLSDDQTPVSPLRCSSPAHPSQSQSCGSEDGAKAKEPTTGSKLSIDNAAAQQPKSSSLNTLRGLDDLEAEAVEIFI